CGCGCATGTAAACGCCTTGAGCACGTGCGCTAGCACGTAATTGCGTCAAATGACCGACCTGGATGCCACGATATTCAGCCACGACGATAGTCTGAGCAGTTGCTACTTTTGCAGAGACTTCAGCGACAACGGCTTTTTTGTCATTCAGATTGAGACTCACGGTCAACCTCCATTAATGATACTCAGTCGGCACACCGGAATGATGTGCTTCCCTCATATCGTTTCGAACACGGCGTCCGAAGTTAGGAGTTTCACTGGCGGGCCAGTATTCACTACAAAACTTGTTCGGGTACACCATCTGCGTTGGGTACTGTCGATTGCTCTCCAGTTGTTTAACTGCTCACGAATGAACAGCCCCACGGTCTTTGACACTCCGTTTGCCGCCATGATGCCAGCAACAAACGGCCCAAAGATGCGCCTACCACAAGGTGACAGGACTTGATTCTTACAGCTTAAGCCAGGTTACCGTGATCAACACGTACGCCTGCACCCATCGTCGATGAGATAGAGACTTTACGCAGATACACGCCTTTGCTTGAGGCTGGTTTTGCTTTGTTCAATGCTTCGATCAAGGCCACCAGATTCGATTTCAAATCGCCATCAGCGAAGGATTTGCGACCGATTGTGGTGTGGATGATACCTGCTTTATCTGTACGATACTGAACTTGACCGGCTTTGGCATTTTTAACTGCTGTAGCGACGTCAGGAGTAACAGTACCGACTTTCGGATTTGGCATCAAACCGCGTGGGCCGAGGATCTGACCCAGGGTACCGACGATACGCATGGTGTCAGGCGAGGCGATGACGACGTCAAACGGCATGTCGCCGGCTTTGATGCGCTCAGCCAAATCTTCCATACCAACGATATCAGCACCGGCAGCTTTCGCTTCTTCAGCTTTTGCACCTTGTGCAAAAACCGCTACGCGTACCGATTTACCTGTACCAGCTGGCAAAACAACAGCGCCACGAACGACTTGATCAGATTTCTTAGGATCAACACCGAGTTGTACCGATACGTCGATCGATTCATTGAATTTTGCTGTAGCACATTCTTTGATCAAAGCGATAGCATTGTCAAATGGATATACTTTCAAACGGTCAACTTTAGTTGCCAGCAATTTTGCTTTTTTAGATAACTTAGCCATTACAGACCCTCTACCGTGATGCCCATCGAGCGAGCGGAACCGGCGATTGTACGCACTGCAGCGTCCATATCGGCGGCTGTCAAATCAGCGCGTTTAACGGTCGCGATTTCTTCAGCTTGAGCACGAGTGATGGAACCGACTTTGTCAGTATGTGGCTTTGGTGAACCTTTAGTGATACCGGCTGCTTTTTTGATCATGTAAGTTGCAGGAGGCGTCTTCATCACGAATGTGAAAGACTTGTCCGCAAATGCTGTGATCACAACAGGAATAGGCATACCTGGCTCAACACCTTGAGTCTGCGCATTGAAAGCTTTGCAGAATTCCATGATGTTCAGACCACGTTGACCCAAAGCAGGGCCAATCGGTGGGGATGGGTTTGCTTTACCAGCTGGCACTTGCAGCTTGATAAAACCAATGATTTTCTTTGCCATGTTTGGCTCCTTCATGAATTGAGTAGTAGCGCCTCGTCGATATGATCGGCCAGGCTCCTCTTTACTGCTATCTCAGTTTCAGAGAAATTGCTTTCTCTCCGTACTGAACAACGAAAACTTAGACTTTTTCGACCTGCGCGAAATCGAGCTCAACCGGGGTAGCACGACCAAAGATTGTTACTGTCACACGCACTTTTGATTTCTCGTAATTGACTTCTTCAACATTGCCGTTGAAATCAGTGAACGGACCTTCTTTGATGCGTACCACTTCGCCAACTTCGTAAAGCACTTTCGGCCGTGGCTTTTCTACGCCATCTTGCATTTGCTGCAGAATCTTATCGATTTCATGCTGCGGAATCGGCGATGGCTTGTTCGACTTACCGCCGATGAAACCGGTAACTTTGCTGGTGTTTTTTACCAAATGCCAAGTGTCATCAGTCATATCCATCTCGACAAACACATAGCTTGGGAACAAGCGGCGCTCAGTGACAGCTTTGCGGCCGTTACGAACTTCAATCACTTCTTCCGTCGGCACCAGAATACGACCGAACAAATCTTGCATCTCAGCACGATCAATACGCTCTACCAGAGCGCGATGTACACTTTTTTCCATACCGGAATAAGCGTGTACGGCATACCATTTTTTAGTACTTTTAGGTACAGACACCTCTGGCGCTGTACCTTGTTCGTTTTCCTGAATGTTCTCGCTCATTATTTTTTCCATCCGAGGATTACGTCATATAACACAAACTCGAGGAGCTTATCTGCCCCCCAGAGAAAGATTGCCATAACAAGAACAAAACCGAATACCACGGCTGTGATCTGAGTAGCTTCTTTACGTGTAGGCCAAACAACCTTTTTCGTTTCACGAACAGATTCTTTGGCGAATTCAACAAAATTTTTGCCCATGTCCGAGATTGCAACCAAACCAACGGCAACCAACAAACCTGCCAGCAATGCGGCGACACGGATCAATGTAGACTGCCCGGCGAGAATATAAAAAGCAGCGATTCCAATAAGCATAGCAGCCACTGCCAGAATGACTTTGTACTTGTCATTGGAAGTACTGACTGTTTGAACGGAATGATTAGACATACTTGTTTACTTTCGGTGCCCTGCGGCCTTGATGGTGGCAGGGGCGGTAGGAATCGAACCTACAACCTTCGGTTTTGGAGACCGACGCTCTGCCAATTGAGCTACACCCCTACTGCTTAGAACCACTTGAAGAATGCGATGACTTTGGCCAGTCACCGCATTATTTCCTAACTATTACTCAATAATTTTTGCAACAACACCAGCACCAACAGTACGACCACCTTCACGGATAGCGAAGCGCAAGCCTTCTTCCATCGCAATCGGGTTGATCAATTTTACTGTGATCGACACGTTGTCGCCTGGCATAACCATTTCTTTATCCGCTGGCAACTCGATCGAACCAGTGACGTCCGTAGTACGGAAGTAGAACTGTGGACGATAGTTGTTGAAGAATGGTGTATGACGGCCGCCTTCATCTTTCGACAGGACATAGATCTCGCCTGTGAAATGCGCATGCGGTTTGATCGAACCTGGTTTTGCCAACACTTGACCACGTTGGATATCTTCACGCTTAGTACCGCGCAACAGAACACCGACGTTATCGCCAGCTTGACCTTGGTCGAGCAATTTACGGAACATTTCAACGCCAGTACAAGTTGTCTTGACCGTGTCTTTGATACCGATGATTTCGATTTCTTCGCCGACTTTAACGATACCGCGTTCGATACGACCGGTTACCACTGTACCGCGACCGGAGATCGAGAATACATCTTCCACTGGCAACAAGAAGGCGCCGTCGATAGCACGTTCCGGTGTAGGGATGTAAGTATCGAGTGCATTCGCCAATTTCATGATGGCTTCTTCGCCCAATGGGCCCGTGTCGCCTTCGAGTGCCAATTTAGCCGAACCTTGGATGATAGGCACGTCGTCGCCTGGGAAGTCATACTTCACCAGTAACTCGCGCACTTCCATCTCTACCAATTCGAGCAATTCTGCATCATCAACCATGTCGCATTTGTTCAGGAATACGATGATGTATGGAACGCCAACTTGACGAGCCAACAAGATGTGTTCGCGTGTTTGTGGCATAGGACCATCAGCTGCCGAACAAACCAAGATCGCGCCATCCATCTGTGCCG
The sequence above is drawn from the Undibacterium sp. CCC3.4 genome and encodes:
- the rplA gene encoding 50S ribosomal protein L1, yielding MAKLSKKAKLLATKVDRLKVYPFDNAIALIKECATAKFNESIDVSVQLGVDPKKSDQVVRGAVVLPAGTGKSVRVAVFAQGAKAEEAKAAGADIVGMEDLAERIKAGDMPFDVVIASPDTMRIVGTLGQILGPRGLMPNPKVGTVTPDVATAVKNAKAGQVQYRTDKAGIIHTTIGRKSFADGDLKSNLVALIEALNKAKPASSKGVYLRKVSISSTMGAGVRVDHGNLA
- the rplK gene encoding 50S ribosomal protein L11 produces the protein MAKKIIGFIKLQVPAGKANPSPPIGPALGQRGLNIMEFCKAFNAQTQGVEPGMPIPVVITAFADKSFTFVMKTPPATYMIKKAAGITKGSPKPHTDKVGSITRAQAEEIATVKRADLTAADMDAAVRTIAGSARSMGITVEGL
- the nusG gene encoding transcription termination/antitermination protein NusG, which translates into the protein MSENIQENEQGTAPEVSVPKSTKKWYAVHAYSGMEKSVHRALVERIDRAEMQDLFGRILVPTEEVIEVRNGRKAVTERRLFPSYVFVEMDMTDDTWHLVKNTSKVTGFIGGKSNKPSPIPQHEIDKILQQMQDGVEKPRPKVLYEVGEVVRIKEGPFTDFNGNVEEVNYEKSKVRVTVTIFGRATPVELDFAQVEKV
- the secE gene encoding preprotein translocase subunit SecE, with product MSNHSVQTVSTSNDKYKVILAVAAMLIGIAAFYILAGQSTLIRVAALLAGLLVAVGLVAISDMGKNFVEFAKESVRETKKVVWPTRKEATQITAVVFGFVLVMAIFLWGADKLLEFVLYDVILGWKK
- the tuf gene encoding elongation factor Tu, which translates into the protein MAKGKFERTKPHVNVGTIGHVDHGKTTLTAAIATVLSKKFGGEAKAYDQIDAAPEEKARGITINTAHVEYETAARHYAHVDCPGHADYVKNMITGAAQMDGAILVCSAADGPMPQTREHILLARQVGVPYIIVFLNKCDMVDDAELLELVEMEVRELLVKYDFPGDDVPIIQGSAKLALEGDTGPLGEEAIMKLANALDTYIPTPERAIDGAFLLPVEDVFSISGRGTVVTGRIERGIVKVGEEIEIIGIKDTVKTTCTGVEMFRKLLDQGQAGDNVGVLLRGTKREDIQRGQVLAKPGSIKPHAHFTGEIYVLSKDEGGRHTPFFNNYRPQFYFRTTDVTGSIELPADKEMVMPGDNVSITVKLINPIAMEEGLRFAIREGGRTVGAGVVAKIIE